The Nitrospirales bacterium genome includes a window with the following:
- a CDS encoding DUF255 domain-containing protein: MKFQFDSGCVLAVLIVLSCSSCYSPSPSSHPAVVTPSADRTQAIRWMSWNKEVFRIAQEQDKLILLDVTAVWCHACHVMDETTYADSRIVDFVNARFVAIRVDTDQRPDIDARYRHGGWPTTSILMPTGEILFQANFLVPEDLYEALRETEKLYRDNKSELLNHATDIWANVQEARKNRVRPAGMIDPEIIEQTASTIQRNFDGTHGGFGDAPKFFESETIAFLFRRYHESRDQALRRMILFTLDQQRNLIDPVWGGFYRYAVNADWTNPHFEKMLHLQAMNLETYLEAYQVTGEPVYRLVVDNILHYVRTFLSDEHARGFFASQDADVKEVSSSSRIIMAGEEYFGLNVAERMKIGVPNVDRTIYTGWNGLMIQSCLKAYQVFGDQKVLERALQMLNGLYRDRYVRGRGMAHLEQDGTPEAFGLLGDQVAFARALLEAWLTTGNKTYLMRAERLTQDFINQLQDKQGGGLYDRPIRAAAEGLLKFPHKSVSENLRAVIYLSDLYYVTNNQVYLKVAEQTLRYVLGSSNQLPLGLTGMALVRFLEYPVRVVVVGIRDDEKAFRLFQEALTLYAPGRIVHLLDPREDSLVLGAISFPATPVPRAYVCTDTLCSEPISEPSQISIQYKELIEVSR; encoded by the coding sequence ATGAAGTTTCAGTTCGATTCAGGATGTGTGCTGGCCGTGTTGATCGTCCTGAGTTGCAGTTCTTGTTATTCTCCGTCTCCTTCAAGTCATCCTGCCGTCGTCACTCCTTCTGCTGATCGGACGCAAGCCATTCGTTGGATGTCTTGGAACAAAGAGGTGTTTCGAATAGCGCAGGAACAAGACAAACTCATTCTCCTTGATGTGACGGCGGTCTGGTGTCACGCCTGTCATGTCATGGATGAGACGACTTATGCGGATTCGAGGATCGTGGATTTCGTCAATGCCAGGTTTGTCGCCATTCGAGTCGATACGGATCAACGTCCCGATATAGATGCACGCTATCGGCATGGAGGGTGGCCGACGACCAGTATTCTGATGCCGACCGGAGAAATACTGTTCCAGGCGAACTTTCTTGTTCCGGAAGATTTGTATGAAGCCCTACGAGAGACCGAAAAATTGTATCGTGATAACAAGAGCGAATTGCTGAACCACGCCACTGATATCTGGGCGAACGTGCAAGAAGCGAGGAAGAACCGGGTTCGTCCTGCGGGAATGATCGATCCTGAAATCATTGAACAGACCGCGTCGACGATCCAGCGGAACTTTGATGGCACTCATGGAGGGTTTGGCGATGCGCCAAAGTTTTTCGAGTCAGAAACGATCGCCTTTCTTTTTCGCCGCTATCATGAGTCTCGGGATCAGGCTCTTCGTCGCATGATCTTGTTTACCTTGGATCAACAGCGAAATCTCATCGACCCAGTTTGGGGCGGTTTTTACCGGTATGCGGTGAATGCCGATTGGACGAACCCTCATTTTGAAAAGATGCTGCATCTTCAAGCCATGAATCTTGAGACCTATCTTGAGGCGTATCAGGTCACGGGTGAACCAGTGTATCGGTTGGTGGTGGATAATATCCTACACTATGTCAGGACTTTTTTATCTGATGAACATGCGCGAGGATTTTTTGCGAGTCAAGATGCGGATGTGAAAGAAGTGTCGAGCTCATCTCGCATTATCATGGCGGGAGAAGAGTATTTTGGGCTGAATGTCGCCGAGCGGATGAAGATAGGAGTTCCGAATGTCGACCGGACAATCTATACAGGGTGGAATGGGCTAATGATTCAGAGCTGCCTCAAAGCCTACCAAGTTTTCGGGGATCAGAAAGTTCTAGAACGGGCATTACAAATGCTCAATGGTTTGTACCGCGATCGTTATGTGCGGGGGAGAGGTATGGCGCATCTTGAACAGGATGGGACTCCGGAGGCATTTGGCCTGCTAGGAGATCAAGTTGCCTTTGCCCGGGCATTATTAGAGGCATGGCTGACGACAGGCAATAAAACCTATTTGATGCGGGCTGAGCGGCTGACACAGGATTTCATCAACCAATTGCAAGATAAGCAAGGAGGGGGGTTGTATGATCGTCCGATTCGTGCTGCGGCGGAAGGGCTCTTAAAGTTTCCCCACAAATCAGTGTCGGAGAATTTGCGTGCAGTGATCTACTTATCTGACCTGTATTATGTGACAAACAATCAGGTTTACCTTAAGGTTGCGGAGCAAACCCTTCGGTATGTGTTGGGCTCATCGAATCAGCTTCCCCTTGGGTTAACAGGTATGGCCCTTGTTCGTTTTCTTGAATATCCGGTCCGTGTTGTGGTGGTGGGAATAAGAGACGATGAAAAAGCTTTTAGACTTTTCCAAGAGGCCCTAACTCTTTATGCGCCTGGCAGGATTGTTCATCTCTTGGATCCGAGGGAAGACTCATTAGTCCTTGGTGCCATTTCGTTTCCAGCAACGCCTGTGCCGCGTGCGTACGTATGCACGGATACGCTGTGTTCCGAACCCATTTCAGAGCCCAGTCAAATCAGTATTCAGTATAAAGAACTCATCGAAGTGTCTAGATAG
- a CDS encoding DUF420 domain-containing protein, which produces MAEWLRQPGFVGTHATMGADVSQLMATVFTVLFVVGWFQARKGEGTKHHWLMLGGMIAMLSFFTSYYLFRNLGVLAFEGKEGFGGSQWMYDTVFVPILTLHIILVVIGLIMAVYMIVLGFRTQFISGTRRLLREHVLVTTWTKMLGILGVLAGLVAAYLLALVAIDRFGMGKLVVWVSLLVIIAVVMMLEMSIQRMWPNGARRHRVLGQFTMVIYCVLFVTGSVTYTMLYILYPGKIG; this is translated from the coding sequence ATGGCCGAATGGCTGAGACAACCTGGGTTCGTCGGAACGCATGCGACGATGGGGGCGGACGTCAGTCAGCTTATGGCGACAGTCTTTACGGTTCTCTTTGTCGTCGGGTGGTTCCAGGCAAGAAAGGGGGAAGGAACAAAACACCATTGGCTGATGTTGGGCGGAATGATCGCGATGCTGTCTTTCTTCACCAGTTACTATTTATTCCGAAACCTTGGCGTCTTGGCCTTCGAAGGAAAGGAAGGGTTTGGGGGTTCGCAATGGATGTACGATACGGTATTCGTCCCGATTCTCACTCTTCACATCATCTTGGTTGTCATCGGGTTGATCATGGCGGTGTATATGATCGTTCTCGGGTTCCGGACGCAATTTATTTCCGGGACCAGACGGCTCTTGCGAGAACACGTTCTTGTGACGACGTGGACCAAAATGCTTGGGATACTCGGGGTGCTAGCTGGGCTCGTAGCGGCCTATTTGTTGGCGCTCGTAGCTATAGACCGTTTTGGAATGGGGAAGCTGGTCGTATGGGTGAGTCTTCTCGTCATTATCGCCGTGGTCATGATGCTTGAAATGTCGATTCAGCGAATGTGGCCCAATGGAGCCAGACGGCATCGTGTGCTTGGTCAGTTTACGATGGTCATCTATTGCGTCTTGTTCGTCACGGGAAGTGTGACCTATACGATGTTGTACATCCTGTATCCTGGTAAAATCGGGTGA
- a CDS encoding carboxypeptidase-like regulatory domain-containing protein, with translation MSFIASSFGYEIKEVEDGGTLTGVVTLSGSPPEPKAYNLVTFPDPEYCGRISTGNGWRLLQDFHVNDQGQVKDVVIFFEEVQAGKPFTLSIPRVEAKDCQFHPFTTIVRSGHGVEVINMDPVMHDIQAYETSKQQGTRVLFNSPLPFNRLHERDNRHAAHHHKPSESLVRQFHLSKGRKTFVMQCGFHAYMESWAIAVENPYYAFTSSDGTFSIDRIPPGRYRVQAWHPSVREVVTQMVEIKPNEKLSVTFVLPAPRERQTAHKIRTPPRFTPAALGRPIDIQPLLEQQLP, from the coding sequence ATGAGCTTTATTGCAAGCAGTTTTGGGTATGAAATCAAAGAAGTCGAAGACGGTGGCACACTCACCGGCGTCGTGACGCTCTCTGGTTCACCTCCCGAACCAAAAGCGTATAATCTCGTGACCTTTCCTGATCCCGAATATTGCGGTCGTATATCGACCGGGAATGGTTGGCGTTTGTTACAGGACTTCCATGTGAACGATCAGGGACAGGTAAAAGATGTTGTCATCTTTTTTGAAGAGGTTCAGGCCGGAAAACCATTTACTCTGTCGATCCCTCGAGTGGAAGCCAAGGATTGTCAATTCCATCCATTTACGACGATCGTACGGAGTGGGCATGGGGTAGAGGTGATTAATATGGATCCTGTGATGCATGATATTCAGGCCTATGAAACATCGAAACAACAGGGAACGCGAGTCTTATTTAATTCTCCGCTCCCATTCAATCGTCTTCATGAACGTGACAACAGGCATGCCGCCCATCACCACAAACCCAGCGAGTCGCTCGTACGACAATTTCATTTGAGCAAGGGCCGAAAGACTTTTGTCATGCAATGTGGGTTCCATGCTTACATGGAGAGTTGGGCGATTGCCGTCGAAAATCCATACTATGCTTTCACGTCGTCCGATGGAACATTTTCCATCGATCGCATTCCCCCTGGTAGGTATCGAGTGCAAGCCTGGCACCCAAGCGTGAGGGAAGTCGTCACACAAATGGTCGAGATAAAGCCAAATGAGAAGCTCTCGGTCACTTTTGTGCTCCCTGCTCCACGAGAGCGACAGACGGCACATAAAATTCGAACTCCGCCTCGATTCACGCCTGCCGCTCTCGGCCGTCCGATCGATATTCAGCCGTTGCTTGAACAACAGCTTCCATGA
- a CDS encoding HEAT repeat domain-containing protein translates to MPRLKTYSQALKLFMFLSLIFVHGTCAWAADSQEKLDFGQIQHAYANGQFQDVLDSLDQLSEKEKGEGSAQRLKILSLARLGKTKESIEAYDQTLKESDQENDALLRELAIAAILPFRTDMREQIRGAAYTALKEIHTEDIVPYLEEGLEDKSGMIRALAAEGLAGLSSGRKSTRFRQALKDKAGLVRAAALRGLGRLADPSTQPLIRPLLKDEVKLVQITAAGTMIQLGHPEFWRRIQLEAQQGTGYERSTAFRIMGELGYDEALKILEQGLQDSQPSIRGAAASSLGKLHDKKAVGLLISALNDNSPVVRSIASVSLGQLKAEQAIPALTEGLHVTSPGVQAASVAALLQLSSPFGLVVETVRMLMSDTNPGIRSGVARALGNGHGRDVVNTLLLFLNDPVPKPRISAARSLGRIGDRQALSRLKLALRDQDEAVRATAAAAIVRVLESPNTL, encoded by the coding sequence ATGCCTAGATTGAAAACCTATTCACAAGCTTTGAAGCTGTTCATGTTTTTATCGCTCATATTTGTCCACGGGACATGTGCTTGGGCCGCCGACTCTCAAGAGAAACTGGACTTTGGCCAAATCCAGCATGCCTACGCCAACGGACAATTTCAGGATGTCCTGGATTCATTGGATCAGCTTAGCGAGAAGGAAAAAGGCGAGGGTTCTGCCCAGCGACTAAAGATATTGAGCTTGGCGCGACTTGGAAAGACCAAGGAAAGTATCGAGGCATATGATCAGACTCTCAAGGAGTCTGATCAAGAAAATGATGCCTTACTCAGAGAGTTGGCTATAGCCGCCATCCTTCCGTTTCGGACGGATATGCGAGAGCAAATTCGTGGTGCGGCCTATACGGCTTTGAAGGAAATCCATACCGAGGACATCGTTCCATACCTAGAGGAGGGACTAGAGGATAAATCCGGAATGATTCGCGCACTGGCCGCCGAAGGCCTGGCTGGATTGAGCAGTGGGAGAAAATCGACTCGATTCCGTCAGGCGCTGAAGGATAAGGCTGGTCTTGTGCGTGCAGCGGCGTTGCGGGGACTCGGACGTCTGGCCGATCCATCGACTCAGCCACTTATCCGCCCCCTGTTGAAGGATGAAGTGAAGCTCGTGCAAATCACCGCCGCTGGCACGATGATTCAACTTGGGCATCCGGAATTTTGGAGACGCATTCAACTAGAGGCTCAACAGGGCACGGGATACGAACGAAGTACGGCTTTTCGAATCATGGGTGAATTGGGTTATGATGAAGCCCTCAAAATTCTTGAGCAGGGATTGCAGGATAGTCAACCTTCCATTCGGGGGGCGGCAGCTTCTTCGTTAGGAAAGCTTCACGATAAGAAGGCTGTAGGGTTACTCATCTCTGCTTTGAATGACAACAGCCCCGTTGTTCGTAGCATTGCCTCCGTAAGCCTTGGGCAATTGAAGGCTGAGCAAGCCATTCCAGCTTTGACTGAAGGATTGCATGTGACTTCCCCCGGTGTACAGGCGGCCTCCGTGGCGGCTTTGTTGCAACTGAGCAGCCCTTTTGGACTTGTCGTGGAGACAGTAAGAATGCTCATGTCTGATACCAACCCTGGTATTCGTTCTGGAGTTGCGAGAGCTCTCGGGAATGGGCATGGTCGGGACGTGGTCAATACGTTGTTGTTATTCTTGAATGACCCTGTGCCGAAACCGAGAATTTCTGCGGCCCGATCGTTAGGCCGCATTGGTGACCGTCAAGCCCTTTCTCGCCTGAAACTCGCACTGCGAGATCAAGATGAAGCGGTGCGTGCGACGGCAGCGGCGGCTATCGTCCGAGTGCTTGAGAGTCCAAACACTCTGTAA
- a CDS encoding carboxypeptidase-like regulatory domain-containing protein, with protein sequence MWWSKLLVCMVVLGGMSAQAWSYEEISVKNGGTIRGKVTLLGERPRAMAFNLVTIPDAVYCGRISTGTGWRIVEDFIVAPDGALKDAVVMLKDIKKGKKFETKKVRVEAIDCDFLPFVNVLRKKDELTVVNMDPIEHDIQGYETARERGARVLFNRPLPMNPFHKVLGLLNSHKHMPGKPMIEHVHLRKGRNIFVMQCGFHPYMFSWGLIVENPYYAITKEDGAFELTDVPPGDYTLTVWHPGMKKYLQQDISVEPQGTTVHDFEYEPVKGRRSVHEMHDNPHFGVELLGEGVEIVPSLRLQKP encoded by the coding sequence ATGTGGTGGTCGAAGTTGCTGGTCTGTATGGTAGTTCTGGGGGGGATGTCCGCCCAAGCTTGGTCATATGAAGAAATTTCTGTCAAAAATGGAGGGACCATTCGTGGAAAAGTGACGTTATTGGGTGAGAGACCTCGTGCTATGGCATTTAATCTCGTGACGATCCCCGATGCCGTGTATTGCGGACGAATTTCCACGGGAACGGGCTGGCGAATCGTTGAAGACTTTATTGTCGCTCCAGACGGGGCGCTTAAAGACGCCGTTGTGATGCTCAAAGACATTAAAAAAGGGAAGAAATTTGAAACGAAAAAGGTACGTGTTGAAGCGATCGACTGCGACTTCCTTCCCTTCGTCAATGTGCTTCGCAAAAAGGATGAGCTAACGGTCGTCAACATGGACCCGATTGAACACGATATTCAAGGATATGAGACGGCGAGAGAGCGTGGGGCTCGAGTGTTATTTAACCGTCCGCTCCCGATGAATCCCTTTCATAAAGTTCTCGGGCTGCTCAATAGCCACAAGCATATGCCGGGAAAACCGATGATTGAACATGTTCACCTGCGTAAAGGAAGAAATATTTTTGTCATGCAATGTGGATTTCATCCTTATATGTTCTCGTGGGGGTTGATCGTCGAGAACCCGTATTATGCCATCACCAAAGAGGATGGAGCGTTTGAACTCACAGATGTGCCTCCAGGGGACTATACTTTAACGGTCTGGCATCCAGGTATGAAGAAGTACCTTCAGCAGGATATTTCAGTCGAACCTCAAGGGACCACCGTCCACGATTTTGAATACGAACCCGTCAAAGGACGGCGGAGCGTTCATGAAATGCATGATAATCCACATTTTGGTGTTGAATTATTAGGGGAGGGTGTCGAGATCGTTCCGTCTCTTCGCCTACAAAAACCATGA
- a CDS encoding carboxypeptidase-like regulatory domain-containing protein has protein sequence MRNRQSLTMCLLAGAALMAAPMIAHAGGTIKGKVTFSGKVPAPKEFAFSKFPNVEFCKKNVNKSKDGNTRLLKEVQVGDGKGLQDAIVAVRDINDKAWTGTFKKAPAQEVTADLCEFKPFTGVAVSKGQFKVTNNDADPDDPKSKEGVLHNPHSFDVLGAKSATLFNIGLAKKGDSLEKTLMLRMASKGGVVRLQCDQHEFMQSWYLPVTNKFHATTGADGTFEIKDVPAGKHKLLVWHPVAAKNAVGKKAIEIEVDVKDGATVEANFDVK, from the coding sequence ATGAGAAATCGTCAGTCTCTTACTATGTGTCTTCTTGCAGGAGCCGCACTCATGGCCGCTCCGATGATTGCGCATGCCGGTGGAACCATTAAAGGAAAAGTGACCTTCAGCGGCAAAGTCCCGGCACCCAAGGAATTTGCCTTCTCGAAGTTCCCCAACGTGGAGTTCTGTAAAAAAAATGTGAATAAGAGTAAAGATGGCAATACCCGTTTGTTGAAAGAAGTTCAAGTTGGTGATGGCAAAGGGCTTCAGGACGCCATTGTGGCCGTTCGGGACATTAACGACAAAGCCTGGACAGGAACGTTTAAGAAGGCTCCGGCTCAAGAAGTCACGGCTGATTTGTGCGAGTTTAAGCCGTTTACGGGTGTCGCTGTGAGTAAGGGGCAGTTCAAAGTGACGAATAACGACGCCGATCCGGATGATCCGAAATCCAAAGAGGGTGTGCTTCACAATCCTCACAGTTTTGATGTCCTGGGTGCGAAGTCCGCTACGCTCTTCAACATCGGGTTGGCCAAAAAAGGCGATTCGTTGGAAAAGACGTTGATGCTTCGCATGGCGAGTAAGGGAGGCGTGGTTCGGTTGCAATGTGATCAACATGAGTTCATGCAATCCTGGTATCTTCCAGTCACGAACAAGTTTCATGCGACCACCGGCGCTGATGGAACGTTCGAAATCAAGGACGTCCCGGCAGGAAAACATAAATTGTTAGTTTGGCATCCTGTCGCCGCAAAAAACGCTGTTGGGAAAAAAGCCATTGAAATCGAAGTCGACGTGAAAGATGGTGCGACCGTTGAAGCGAACTTTGACGTAAAGTAA
- a CDS encoding PCP reductase family protein codes for MNCDCGRRLEPNGVDELDATTCLARFRCEGCGRSLGIEGEPKEVAPLFTQVCWTDEALHMLDRLPPYSAPFYRDDVERYARVSGNNLVTFDFLGEAKNQGTVSWSQDTIRRLERVPPAIRAMAKVELERTALERGMTEVTVELMEEIKARYFGMGNPKTQNA; via the coding sequence ATGAACTGTGATTGCGGACGAAGGTTGGAGCCGAATGGGGTTGATGAACTTGATGCGACGACCTGCCTTGCTCGGTTCAGGTGCGAGGGTTGTGGGCGGTCTCTCGGGATAGAGGGTGAGCCCAAAGAAGTGGCTCCGTTATTCACGCAAGTATGTTGGACGGATGAAGCTCTTCATATGTTAGACCGTCTGCCTCCTTATAGCGCGCCGTTCTATCGGGACGATGTTGAACGGTACGCCAGGGTAAGCGGGAATAATTTGGTCACGTTTGATTTTCTTGGAGAGGCGAAGAATCAAGGAACCGTGTCATGGAGTCAGGATACGATACGTCGCTTGGAACGGGTGCCGCCGGCCATTCGAGCGATGGCCAAAGTGGAGTTAGAACGAACGGCTCTGGAGCGTGGAATGACAGAGGTTACAGTCGAGCTGATGGAAGAGATAAAAGCCAGATATTTTGGTATGGGTAATCCCAAGACCCAGAATGCCTAA
- a CDS encoding acetylserotonin O-methyltransferase, translating to MPRELSLAEIFQLGYYWETKILLTAVKLDLFSSLNGSPRSSSQLAQDHALTDRPLALLLNALVAMRVLKKEADVYMNTEVAQRYLVKSQEEYVGHLLLLHDAEWENWGKLEETIRTGRSPVSRHVFETDPDMGVNVLSVLHRIGRESGPSLAKRMQLDGANSLLDVGGGAGTNAIACCQEYPELTATVFDLPSTLKMTEAVIRKVGLESRIRTLAGNFHVDDFKGPYDAALMSDILHYQDGEVNATLVAKIFQSLSPGGQLVIKDRFLDPSGTSPAWTTAFAVHIMVNTEQGQCFTTQEAMRWLRDAGFRDVHELEPCAVVQGRKPMEGGI from the coding sequence GTGCCGCGCGAACTTTCCCTCGCTGAAATATTTCAACTTGGCTACTATTGGGAGACAAAAATTCTCCTTACGGCAGTGAAGCTTGATCTCTTTTCTTCACTGAATGGAAGCCCTCGTTCTTCTTCTCAACTCGCTCAGGATCACGCGTTAACTGATCGACCCCTCGCATTGTTACTCAATGCTTTGGTAGCGATGAGAGTCTTGAAAAAAGAGGCTGATGTCTACATGAACACCGAGGTCGCTCAACGATATTTGGTAAAGTCTCAAGAAGAATACGTCGGCCATCTTCTGTTGCTGCACGATGCCGAATGGGAGAACTGGGGAAAGCTTGAAGAGACGATTCGGACAGGCCGGTCTCCTGTTTCTCGGCATGTATTTGAAACCGATCCAGATATGGGCGTGAATGTGCTTTCCGTTTTACATCGAATCGGACGTGAGAGTGGACCGAGTCTTGCGAAGCGTATGCAACTTGATGGGGCCAACAGTCTCCTGGATGTCGGAGGGGGGGCTGGTACGAATGCGATCGCCTGTTGTCAGGAATATCCAGAGCTCACCGCTACGGTATTCGATCTCCCATCGACGCTAAAAATGACTGAAGCCGTGATTCGAAAAGTCGGGCTTGAATCTCGTATTCGCACGTTGGCGGGAAATTTTCATGTCGATGATTTCAAGGGCCCGTATGATGCTGCGTTGATGTCTGATATTCTTCATTATCAGGATGGTGAAGTGAATGCGACGCTGGTTGCCAAAATTTTTCAGTCGTTGTCCCCTGGTGGGCAACTTGTCATTAAAGATCGATTCCTTGACCCCTCAGGAACCAGCCCCGCATGGACGACGGCATTTGCCGTTCATATCATGGTCAACACCGAGCAAGGGCAATGTTTTACGACTCAAGAAGCTATGCGATGGCTGCGCGATGCGGGGTTTCGAGATGTTCATGAGCTTGAGCCATGCGCGGTTGTTCAAGGGAGAAAGCCGATGGAAGGAGGGATTTAG